From Pseudonocardia autotrophica, one genomic window encodes:
- a CDS encoding RidA family protein, producing the protein MTPTTTVGNRVVRTAGRTVGLYSPAVVIPPGVHTVHISGVLPVDLDGGSLGEGDFETQMRTVFRLLGETLAAGGSSFVELVKMTTYLVDPGHIDDFYRIREELFDGIFPEGRPPGNTLLVVQRLVRPDFLIEIEGVATSPTGPEGADDELVG; encoded by the coding sequence ATGACCCCGACGACGACCGTCGGTAACCGGGTGGTGCGGACGGCGGGCAGGACCGTCGGTCTGTACTCGCCCGCGGTGGTGATCCCACCGGGAGTGCACACGGTGCACATCAGTGGCGTGCTCCCGGTCGACCTCGACGGAGGATCGCTCGGCGAGGGCGACTTCGAGACGCAGATGCGGACGGTCTTCCGGCTGCTCGGTGAGACGCTCGCGGCCGGCGGCTCCTCCTTCGTCGAGCTCGTGAAGATGACGACCTACCTGGTCGATCCGGGGCACATCGACGACTTCTACCGGATCCGGGAGGAGTTGTTCGACGGGATCTTCCCGGAAGGCCGTCCACCGGGAAACACCCTCCTGGTCGTGCAACGGCTGGTGCGCCCGGATTTCCTGATCGAGATCGAGGGCGTCGCGACGTCCCCGACCGGACCTGAAGGAGCGGACGATGAGCTCGTCGGCTGA
- a CDS encoding fumarylacetoacetate hydrolase family protein, producing MRLARFVAGPERGTGLVDPDAGTLRPVRERLADLVAGALPTPDGRTLELAGVRLRSPLAEDCRGLLCTGINYTEHQAESAEVFVAAAPRHPIVFFKTPAAVADPGGVLELDERMSAEFDWEVELGVVIGVGGRAIPVAEAGRHVFGYTIVNDVTARDVQRRHEQWHLGKNIDGATPVGPWIVTADEAGYPPDVDIELAVNDVPKQRAHTTDMIFSVAEQIAVISRYVALRPGDVIATGTPAGVGFTRSPAEFLRDGDVVEARIDGIGLLRNEIRVTPAAPRAAMTQVEVA from the coding sequence ATGAGGCTCGCGCGGTTCGTAGCGGGCCCGGAACGCGGTACCGGGCTGGTCGACCCCGATGCCGGGACACTGCGTCCGGTCCGTGAGCGGCTCGCCGATCTGGTCGCCGGGGCGCTCCCCACCCCGGACGGCCGGACGCTCGAACTCGCCGGGGTCCGCCTTCGGTCACCGCTGGCGGAGGACTGCCGCGGCCTGCTCTGCACCGGCATCAACTACACCGAGCACCAGGCCGAGTCGGCGGAGGTGTTCGTCGCCGCCGCACCGCGGCACCCGATCGTCTTCTTCAAGACCCCGGCGGCGGTGGCCGACCCGGGTGGCGTCCTGGAGCTCGACGAGCGGATGTCCGCGGAGTTCGACTGGGAGGTCGAGCTCGGGGTGGTGATCGGCGTCGGTGGGCGGGCCATCCCGGTGGCCGAGGCGGGGAGGCACGTGTTCGGCTACACGATCGTCAACGACGTCACCGCCCGTGACGTGCAGCGCAGGCACGAGCAGTGGCACCTGGGCAAGAACATCGACGGGGCAACCCCGGTCGGGCCGTGGATCGTGACCGCAGACGAGGCGGGCTACCCGCCGGACGTCGACATCGAGCTGGCGGTCAACGACGTCCCGAAACAGCGGGCGCACACCACAGACATGATCTTCAGCGTCGCCGAGCAGATCGCGGTGATCTCCCGGTACGTCGCGCTGCGTCCGGGAGATGTGATCGCGACCGGGACCCCCGCCGGCGTCGGCTTCACCCGCTCGCCCGCCGAGTTCCTCCGCGACGGTGATGTCGTCGAGGCCCGGATCGACGGTATCGGGCTGCTCCGCAACGAGATCCGCGTGACCCCGGCCGCACCGCGGGCGGCCATGACACAGGTGGAGGTGGCGTGA
- a CDS encoding nuclear transport factor 2 family protein: MTADLAVRIGRIEARDAVRRLKAAYMQGLDDRRRGGVADLFWEDAVWEALPDRVPEGDPAMPGGAERIVGREAIAASFEDAAARMGFTAHFLGNEDVTVDGDRAVGRWKLLQACTAGRDTAFWQAGVYVDDFECRDGEWRFAHLRLALDFRTPYPDGWANKRMWELPGRVR, translated from the coding sequence ATGACCGCGGATCTGGCGGTGCGGATAGGGCGGATCGAGGCCCGGGACGCCGTTCGCAGGCTCAAGGCGGCTTACATGCAGGGGCTCGACGACCGGCGGCGCGGTGGGGTGGCAGACCTCTTCTGGGAGGACGCGGTCTGGGAGGCCCTGCCCGACCGGGTGCCGGAGGGCGATCCCGCGATGCCCGGGGGCGCCGAGCGCATCGTCGGCCGCGAGGCGATCGCCGCGTCGTTCGAGGACGCCGCCGCACGGATGGGGTTCACCGCTCACTTCCTCGGCAACGAGGACGTGACGGTGGACGGTGACCGCGCGGTCGGCCGCTGGAAGCTGCTGCAGGCCTGCACCGCGGGCCGGGACACGGCGTTCTGGCAGGCCGGGGTCTACGTCGACGACTTCGAGTGCCGGGACGGCGAGTGGCGCTTCGCCCACCTGCGGCTCGCGCTCGACTTCCGGACGCCGTACCCGGACGGCTGGGCGAACAAGCGGATGTGGGAGCTCCCGGGGCGGGTCCGATGA